A single region of the Octopus bimaculoides isolate UCB-OBI-ISO-001 chromosome 6, ASM119413v2, whole genome shotgun sequence genome encodes:
- the LOC106873513 gene encoding PHD finger-like domain-containing protein 5A isoform X1 translates to MAKHHPDLIFCRKQPGVAIGRLCEKCDGKCVICDSYVRPCTLVRICDECNYGSYQGRCVICGGPGVSDAYYCKECTIMEKDRDGCPKIVNLGSAKTDLFYERKKYGFKKR, encoded by the exons ATGGCGAAACATCATCCAGATTTAATTTTTTGCCGAAAACAACCTGGTGTTG CTATTGGAAGACTTTGTGAAAAAT gtgATGGTAAATGTGTAATATGTGATTCTTATGTTCGACCATGCACATTGGTGCGTATCTGTGATGAATGCAATTATGGTTCATATCAAGGACGTTGTGTCATTTGTGGGGGACCAGGTGTATCTGACGCTTATTACTGCAAAGAATGTACCATCATGGAAAAAGAT AGAGATGGCTGCCCCAAAATTGTGAATCTTGGAAGTGCAAAGACAGATCTTttctatgaaagaaaaaaatatgggtTTAAGAAAAGATag
- the LOC106873502 gene encoding probable ATP-dependent RNA helicase DDX47: MEKAKGKPDPGEKESVPKFDENEEVTFSSLGVVDVLCEACELLKWKHPTKIQKEAIPVALKGKDVIGLAETGSGKTGAFAIPILQALLENPQRLFGLILTPTRELAFQISEQIEALGAAISIKCAVIVGGVDMMTQALVLAKKPHIVIATPGRLVDHFENTKGFNMKALKHLVMDEADRILNMDFTDDIDKILQALPRDRKTYLYSATMTKKVAKLQRASLKNPVRLEVSTKYTTVDKLQQFYLFIPARFKDVYLTFVLNEQSGKSCIIFCNTCSSTQRIALMLRNLGISAIPLHGQLSQEKRLGSLNKFRSKSNSVLLATDVASRGLDIPHVDIVINFDIPMRSKDYIHRVGRTARAGRSGKSITFVTQYDVELYQRIEHLIGKKLPLFKVEEEEVMLLTERVSEAQRLAKLELSESFNKKRKHKDDEEVEAYSGPKKKFKKKKKH; encoded by the exons atggaaaaagctAAAGGTAAACCAGATCCAGGAGAAAAGGAATCAGTGCCAAAATTCGATGAAAATGAGGAAGTCACATTTAGTTCTTTG GGTGTCGTCGATGTATTATGTGAAGCATGTGAACTTCTGAAATGGAAGCATCCAaccaaaatacaaaaagaagcaATACCTGTTGCATTAAAAG GAAAGGATGTCATTGGTTTGGCAGAAACTGGATCAGGAAAAACTGGAGCATTTGCAATACCTATTCTTCAAGCTCTCTTGGAAAACCCCCAGCGTTTATTTGGTCTAATTCTCACTCCAACTCGAGAGTTAGCTTTCCAGATATCTGAACAAATTGAGGCTTTAGGAGCTGCTATTAGTATCAAATGTG CTGTGATTGTTGGAGGTGTTGATATGATGACTCAAGCATTAGTTCTGGCCAAAAAGCCTCATATAGTTATTG ctaCACCTGGGCGTTTAGTTGACCATTTTGAAAACACAAAAGGTTTCAATATGAAAGCTTTGAAACATTTG GTTATGGATGAAGCAGACAGAATTCTTAACATGGATTTTACAGATGAc ATTGACAAAATATTGCAAGCTCTTCCTCGGGATCGAAAAACTTATCTTTACTCTGCAACAATGACcaaaaag gtTGCTAAACTTCAACGGGCATCTTTGAAAAATCCAGTGCGACTGGAAGTCTCAACCAAATATACAACAGTAGACAAACTCCAGcaattctatttattcattccagCTAGATTTAAG GATGTTTACCTCACTTTTGTATTGAATGAACAATCAGGGAAGTCTTGTATCATTTTCTGTAATACCTGTTCTAGTACTCAACGTATTGCTCTGATGTTACGTAACCTTGGCATAAGTGCAATTCCTTTACATGGTCAACTTTCACAG GAAAAGAGACTTGGATCACTCAACAAATTTCGCAGCAAGTCTAATTCTGTTCTGCTTGCAACTGATGTTGCTAGTAG AGGTCTTGACATTCCCCATGTGGACATAGTAATTAATTTTGATATCCCAATGCGTTCTAAAGATTATATTCACCGTGTTGGACGAACTGCTCGAGCTGGACGATCAGGCAAATCCATAACTTTTGTAACACA ATATGATGTGGAACTATACCAGAGAATTGAACATTTGATTGGAAAGAAACTTCCATTATTTAAAGTTGAAGAAGAGGAAGTAATGTTATTGACTGAGCGGGTTTCAGAAGCACAACGTTTAGCAAAGCTA GAACTGTCAGAAAGTTTTaataagaaacgaaaacataaagatgatgaagaagtaGAAGCATATTCTGGACCAAAAAAGAagtttaagaagaagaaaaaacattaa
- the LOC106873513 gene encoding PHD finger-like domain-containing protein 5A isoform X3 produces MSPAIGRLCEKCDGKCVICDSYVRPCTLVRICDECNYGSYQGRCVICGGPGVSDAYYCKECTIMEKDRDGCPKIVNLGSAKTDLFYERKKYGFKKR; encoded by the exons ATGTCTCCCG CTATTGGAAGACTTTGTGAAAAAT gtgATGGTAAATGTGTAATATGTGATTCTTATGTTCGACCATGCACATTGGTGCGTATCTGTGATGAATGCAATTATGGTTCATATCAAGGACGTTGTGTCATTTGTGGGGGACCAGGTGTATCTGACGCTTATTACTGCAAAGAATGTACCATCATGGAAAAAGAT AGAGATGGCTGCCCCAAAATTGTGAATCTTGGAAGTGCAAAGACAGATCTTttctatgaaagaaaaaaatatgggtTTAAGAAAAGATag
- the LOC106873513 gene encoding PHD finger-like domain-containing protein 5A isoform X2 — translation MLAVIQRAIGRLCEKCDGKCVICDSYVRPCTLVRICDECNYGSYQGRCVICGGPGVSDAYYCKECTIMEKDRDGCPKIVNLGSAKTDLFYERKKYGFKKR, via the exons ATGTTGGCAGTTATACAAAGAG CTATTGGAAGACTTTGTGAAAAAT gtgATGGTAAATGTGTAATATGTGATTCTTATGTTCGACCATGCACATTGGTGCGTATCTGTGATGAATGCAATTATGGTTCATATCAAGGACGTTGTGTCATTTGTGGGGGACCAGGTGTATCTGACGCTTATTACTGCAAAGAATGTACCATCATGGAAAAAGAT AGAGATGGCTGCCCCAAAATTGTGAATCTTGGAAGTGCAAAGACAGATCTTttctatgaaagaaaaaaatatgggtTTAAGAAAAGATag